From one Lolium rigidum isolate FL_2022 chromosome 4, APGP_CSIRO_Lrig_0.1, whole genome shotgun sequence genomic stretch:
- the LOC124707964 gene encoding uncharacterized protein LOC124707964, with amino-acid sequence MLPLLRGVVSGHLRRSLSTATAAPRPPWVLMDRDTLLTRSPVAVSSSFRPPPSASSITVPVWSLDLQPPGDKNNNLYMDTMRSRLLAASAHGFLLLDAHKSRFKLHPKADLNLPPDVLLKVTPSDLVCRTFERRVCNPVTGDLFRLPDLHGTSTDGMGLLTQPEKYAAAQLAEVDGGRRFMLHRFSSETGDWGELLLPSPLPPGRRMHLDHEHEVLDCGGRLWWVDLSWGAVCVDPFSARPELRAVELPEGCVLPGPQSDTEIRRLVNLKHRRMGVSAGRLCYAEADAFHVRSFTLDDESGRWTLEHQVPVDSLWPNGKVVPSIAAVDPLNADVLHLNVEEFTVSVDMRQETILVGSASVLRGVSPQSASSSYLPCVLPSFLGSAPIPGKNDVEKNKTLADVLVRSDRHPKT; translated from the exons ATGCTGCCCCTTCTCCGCGGCGTCGTCTCCGGCCACCTCCGCCGCTCCCTCTCCACAGCCACAGCCGCCCCGCGCCCTCCCTGGGTGCTCATGGACCGAGATACGCTGCTCACCAGATCCCCGGTagccgtctcctcctccttccgcccgcccccctccgcctcctccatcaCCGTCCCCGTCTGGTCCTTGGACCTACAGCCTCCCGGGGACAAGAACAACAACCTGTACATGGACACCATGCGcagccgcctcctcgccgccagcgcccacggcttcctcctcctcgacgCCCACAAGTCCCGTTTCAAGCTCCACCCCAAAGCGGACCTCAACCTCCCGCCCGACGTGCTCCTCAAGGTCACGCCCTCCGACCTCGTCTGCCGGACCTTCGAGCGCCGCGTCTGCAACCCGGTCACCGGcgacctcttccgcctcccgGACCTCCACGGCACCTCAACGGACGGCATGGGCCTCCTCACCCAGCCCGAGAAGTACGCCGCTGCCCAGCTGGCCGAGGTCGACGGCGGCCGCCGCTTCATGCTGCACCGGTTCTCCTCGGAGACGGGGGACTGGGGCGAGCTGCTGCTGCCGTCGCCGCTGCCGCCTGGCCGCCGGATGCACCTGGACCACGAGCACGAGGTGCTGGACTGCGGGGGCCGGCTCTGGTGGGTGGACCTCAGCTGGGGCGCCGTCTGCGTCGACCCGTTCAGCGCCCGGCCCGAGCTCCGCGCCGTCGAGCTGCCGGAAGGCTGCGTGCTCCCCGGCCCACAGAGCGACACGGAGATAAGGCGGCTCGTCAACCTCAAGCACCGCCGCATGGGTGTCAGCGCCGGCAGGCTGTGCTACGCCGAGGCCGACGCGTTCCATGTCAGGTCCTTCACGCTGGACGACGAGAGCGGCCGCTGGACGCTCGAGCACCAGGTGCCCGTTGACAGCCTTTGGCCCAATGGCAAGGTGGTGCCTTCCATTGCTGCTGTCGACCCGCTCAACGCTGATGTGCTGCACCTCAACGTGGAGGAATTTACCGTCAGCGTGGACATGCGCCAGGAGACTATCCTTGTGGGTAGTGCATCTGTGCTGAGAGGCGTTTCTCCTCAGTCCGCGTCAAGCTCCTATCTGCCATGCGTGCTCCCATCATTTCTCGGATCGGCCCCGATTCCAG GCAAGAATGACGTCgaaaaaaataagactctggcagATGTTCTGGTTCGTTCGGACAGACATCCGAAGACCTGA